The Amycolatopsis sp. DG1A-15b genome contains the following window.
CGCAGGAACGTCCGCTCGCCCAAGCCGCTGCGGCGAGCCAGTTCCGCCACCGTGAACGGCTGGTCCAGCCGCCGCTCCACCCACTCCAGGGCCTCCGCGACCACGGCGTCGTCGCCCGCCGCCGTCGCCGGCACGGGTGCCTGGACGAACTGCGCCTGGCCGCCCGCGCGGTGCGGCGCCGCCACCATCCGCCGGGCCAGCGTCGTGGCCGCGGCGACGCCGCGCAGCCGGCGGACCAGGTGCAGGCACAGGTCGACCGCCGCGACCGTGCCCGCGCTGGTCAGGATGCCGCCGTCGTCGGCGTAGAGCGCCTGCGGATCCACTTCGGCGGCCGGGAACCGCTGCCGGAACTCCGCTTCGTACACCCAGTGGACCGTGCAGCGGCGGCCGTCGAGCAAGCCCGCGTACCCCAGCGAGAACACCCCCGCGCAGAACCCCGCCACCCACGCGCCCCGCCCGGCCGCGTCGCGCAGGACGTCCAGCACCGGTTCGGGGGGCGGCGCGGTCCGCGGCGCGCACGTCGGCACGATCAGCAGGTCCGCCGACGCCGCGAAGTCCATGTCCCGCAGGCGGGACAGCTCGAACCCGGACCAGCTCTCGACCGGGGAGCCGCCGGGGGAGCAGACGCCGAAGTCCCA
Protein-coding sequences here:
- a CDS encoding helix-turn-helix domain-containing protein, which codes for MDVNRVAVVLADRVSPFELGVACEVFGTDRSADGIEGWDFGVCSPGGSPVESWSGFELSRLRDMDFAASADLLIVPTCAPRTAPPPEPVLDVLRDAAGRGAWVAGFCAGVFSLGYAGLLDGRRCTVHWVYEAEFRQRFPAAEVDPQALYADDGGILTSAGTVAAVDLCLHLVRRLRGVAAATTLARRMVAAPHRAGGQAQFVQAPVPATAAGDDAVVAEALEWVERRLDQPFTVAELARRSGLGERTFLRRFSAATGTTPHRWLTERRLDRAQALLEEGGRSVEDIATACGYASAAALRHQFSRLRGTSPSSYRTAFRG